Sequence from the Eleutherodactylus coqui strain aEleCoq1 chromosome 13, aEleCoq1.hap1, whole genome shotgun sequence genome:
AAGAATGGCGCTCCGAGTGCTGCAAGCCTCTGAGTGTAAACGCCCCGTTTTCATTTCTCTCGCAGGATCCTGCAGTTTCCTCGGCCCGTAAAGTTTGAGGATGTAGAGCAGAAAGTAAAGTTGGTGTTCGGGCAGCAGATGGACCTTCATTACATGAATAACGAGGTAAGATCGTCTGAAATGTCATTAATCTGGTATCTCCATACAGACGGGAGAGGTGGCGCCACCTAGCAATAGTATGAGAGTAATGGCCATTTATAATTCATGTTTGCCCGCGGTGACATCCTCTCCGGCTCGTTCGCACTCGGGCCGCAACATTCTCAGTTCTTATTCACTTATTATTCACTTTTTCACATTCCCCTAATTTCTAGTCGGTGTATAATAGAGATAAAGACTTACTCCTGCTGTAAGGAGACGGATGGGGAAGGGGCTGGGTGGCCAAATAAAGCATTAGTTTTGCCCACCCCCGTGCCAAGCGATTCACCAGACCGGGGACACTGGTGAGGAGACGTTACAGTAGAAGAGTTAAACATCTCTTGATGGATTGGAGAATGACTTGCATATGGAACCGTTATTAGATGTGTTGCCCCCCACGGAGCACCGATGACCCCCGTCTGATATCCTTTCCTCTTCTCTGCAGCTGTCTATCCCGCTTAGGAGTCAGGACGATCTGGACAAGGCCGTGGACCTCTTGGATCGAAGTTCCAGTATGAAAAGTCTTCGGATTCTGCTCCTCTCCCACGACAGGAACCATGTATGACCGCATGTGTTTTATATGTTCTCTTGTCAGTGCATGTCTCTTTAAAGGATCGCTCGACCAAATACAGAGGGCCAAGTCATACCGGAGACCTAAGGGCACAGCACGATTTTCAAACCGCGCCGCAGTAGTACCAGTTCCTGACTTGGTGCTTCTAAACGGttcgttaaagggaacctgtcaccaactcCAAGCATCATAGACCAGATTccgaggagtccggggatgtagtttttatacaCATTGCGCTCCCTGTTCCCACACTATCGCCCATGGAAGTTGGCGGTGCAGGACTAGTCTCTGCGGCTATATGTGCGCTCCCTTAGAGAACGATGTGCGTGCGCAGCATAtcatctctgcaggctgcactgttCTCTGAGGGCATGCTCTCAGCCACAGAAATGAGTCAGCTGGCTTGGACTTCCGTGGGTGATGGCGCAGGAGCGAGGAGGTGGGTCAGTATAACAGCATCCCCGGACTCCTCAAGACCTGAGATATACATGCATGacaatgacattgcgtactggctgcgtgccgtaccatcgccatgtactatctttgcATGCAAACCTACGTAATATACGccaggatagaacatgctgcgatttttcttaatTTACGCAATTCCTatgagcggcaacatggctgTCTATGTgatattggtacagcgtattacgcTAGCAAAAGCTGCCCGTGTAATACGCTATTACCATACGCTCGTTTGAGACAGCCCTAAAAGGAGCCTTAGTTTTTAGTGCCCACAGGTgttgactggttccctttaacaagAGTGTCTGCAACTATAGCAGCAGTCTTCAACCTGTGGgaaaaccacaactcccagcatgccccaggACGGAGATCGCTGCCCAGCGGGCCTTACTTTGCATGCATACTGTAGCAAATCTTGCATTGCCATCCAGAGGACCATTGATGGGGTCCAGCCTTCAATGTAGACACTTCCTTTCATATGCAGTTACTTTACATTGAAGTTAATGACTGTTTTGCTATGGGAGGTTTCTGcaatcccatttacttcaatggagcgTGCCTACACATATACGGGCGCTGCGCCATCCATTCTGGAAGTCATCTGTTTTGCGCTTGCAGCTGTGACTTGGGAAGATGCCATGTAACGACGCGGCCTAGTAACCTGGCGCACAGAATCCATCAGTATATTCTACTCAGTACTTGGATGGATATTACCGAGTCTCCATTTCACACTGACTTCTTTCCCATAGACATCCTCACCCCACTCCGGCGTCCAGAAACAAGTGCGGATTAAGGCCTCGCAGTCCTTGGGCGATGTTAATACAGCATATCACACTGCCGAGACCCGGAGCCGTCACCTGTCTGTCAGTGAGTAACCCCCAGGGCTTAATCTGCCCTTCAGCCGTGTTCCTTCATGGTTTCCACTATAGTAAATCACCCAAGAACCAGACACACGTATTATGTTCTCCGCCTGCAGGTTCTCAGAATGCCGGGCGCAGCTCCCCCCCTCCTGGCTACGTCCCCGAGAGGCAGCAGAGAATCGCCCGCCAGGGCTCCTACACCAGCATCAACAGTGAGGGCGAGTTCATCCCCGAGACCAATGATCCGTGTGTAAGTCTGAACTTGACTTGTCAACTAATTCCCAACTTTTTCCATCTGTTCTGGTCTGATGGAAGACTGTGGGGATTTAATCCAGGATTTCCAAAGTCACGTAATATTTCTGTTGCAGATGCTGGACCCGCTGAGCAATACAGAGAATTCGATATCTGGAAGCTGCCAGTCTCTGGACCAATCGGATGACAGGTACGCATTGTATCTGGgccatatatatgtatgtatcataGCTAAGGTTATAGATGAGGAAGCTTCAGATCATCAACCCTTCTCCCTGGCTCTTGATTGGCTGCTAGTGTCCTACTTGAGCCGTCGGTGAAGAGCAAGGGAGGGGTTGATGATTGCTTACCGCAGAAAGGCCAGGACCGTTGTGCGGGAGCGAACTGCCCACTGGACCACTCTACCGTCCTTTACATACAGCGACTGGTACCGTCCTACtgcagggattaaaggggttttccaggcagttgttattgatggcctatcctcaggatggctcATCGGTAACTGATCAAGATCCCAGCCTATCAATGGTTCGGCGCCCATTTTCCATCTCGCAACACATGGAGTGGAAGctatgacccctgtgtagtggacgGCGCTAGGTATTACAAGCGTAgctcacattaaaatcaatgctttGGCCCCTACACAGGGGTTGTAACTGTCTCCTTCACTCCGTGAGCGTTGTGGCGCTAACAGCGGGcacctgagtggcggaccccagcctaCCAGCTATGGATGAGTTatactgaggatagatcatcaataacaattgcccagaaaacccctttgagaaATTCTGAAGACAAActtgaagaagcccttagagaAGCAGATCGCCCCTTTTTACTGGGGATTCTCAGGGcacagacccccactgatgacTCCTGATGTATTACAGGGATGTGTCGGAGGATGTTTAAAAAAACCAAGCTCCTGTCGACCCGTTTAAACAGTCAGCTGTTCATCTATGGCCAACTGTCTGTTCACTGTGAAGGTGGCCGGATGAGGTCTCCGTGCGCTCCTGCCTCCGTTCGGTGGAcaatcatcactcctgtgtgaaagcacaagagcagCAATCCTTGGGACGACTGCCGGGCACTtgtgccccatttacacggatgGCTGTCGGCTAAACGTTCCGCATGAGCGGGGACGTCACCGCTGGTTGTTCTGGCTGTCTAAACTTCCGCACACTTCAAGCTAACTTGTCGCTCAGTGCTTCATATTCTATGTGAAAGACGGAGCGGGAAGCATTTAGACACAgcaagaagtgagcgaaccaacaattatcacacattttcattcgtttgaacacattttgtgcaataatcgtcccgtgtaaatggggcctaaagtgcccaacagtcatcctgtgtaaaagtgccccaagtaaaaccccatttacacaggaagcgtgtcgggcaaacgatgcccgacattcgTACCTGTATCTCTACGCCCGCacacggagtggccagcaggggccggggcagtgcaggagatttttatcctctcgctcccccgcccctctccatttagatataggaaagtcccgcagcacacctaacacatgcacttaagtgcagaggttccaatctgtgtatgccaagccacctgtggggtcatgaacccaaccccaaataaatgcaatggtgtccaaggaggcggcagcatcaacggtgtagaaattgtagaaaggttttattgctccataaaatggcgacgtttcgacttaaaggggttgtctcgcggcagcaagtggggttatacacttctgtatggccatattaatgcactttgtaatatacatcgtgcattaaatatgagccatacagaagttattcacttacctgctccgttgctagcgtcctcgtcgccatggttccgtctaacttcggtgtcttcttgcttttttagacgcgcttgcgcagatggatcttctcccttcggctggtctcggaagcatcagcgttttggctccgcccccttgtacgcgtcatcgcgtagctccgccccgtcacgtgccgattccagccaatcaggaggctggaaccggcacacgtcatggggcggagctacgcgatgacgcgtacaagggggcggagccaaatcgccgatgctgccgagcggagccgaagggagaagacggatctgcgcaagcgcgtctaaaaaagcaagaagaccccgaaattagacggcaccatggtgacgaggacgctagcaacggagcaggtaagtgaataacttctgtatggctcatatttaatgcacgatgtatattacaaagtgcattaatatggccatacagaagtgtatacccccacttgctgccgcgagaccacccctttaatctaagtctttttcaagcttgaaaaagacttggattaagtcgaaacgtcgccattttatggagcaataaaacctttttctacaatttctacaccgttgatgctgccgcctccttggacacctCTCCATttagataacacagcagccgttcactactaAACGGcctctgtttaaactgcacaatgagtgatgagcttcatcgctaaTCTTTCATTCTACATAaacgatcagcgatgaagcttatcgttcagcttaaacagccgctgttcagtagtgaacggccgctgtgttatgtgaatggagaggggcgggggagtgagagaggagagaaatctcctgcactgccccaccccctgctggccgctctgtgaaccaGCTTGCTCTTcttgctcctgtgcaggagcacaggagtgaggaaacacagggacgagtgtcgggcatcgcttgcccgacactcgttctgtgtaaatggggcttaaatgaCTACTTGTATTGTATTCTGTATACTGGAGATAAGACTTCTTTCCATTTTCCCCAGTAAAGTGTATTTGGGGGGCTGGCAGACCCTTGGCTGAGGGCTGCTATCAGTGTTAACATGGAACCAGCAGGTTTGATGTTAAAGGGTTATTCTTTTCTTTAAACTTGGCTTATCATTACGATACGCCATGAATATTAGATTAGTGAGGTTCTGACTGTCAGTACTTCAGATCAGCTGTTCGAGGGGCTCCGGCACTCTGGTATATATGTCTCCCCTTCATTGCTTACTAGGGACAgctctgtccttttttttttcatttttcttcataGTGCCCATGCCTGTTATTACAGCTCGGTCCCATTCGCTTCAGTGCGACGAAGCTGTAGTGATCTGTAATATCATGCACAGATACTAAAATATGTACCAAGCTGTTGCTGGGGGCGCAGTACTCGCCGGAGGCACCTTGGCCCCTTCAGATAGCGCATCGGCGGGGACCCCGAGGGTCAAACCTTCTTTGCTTTAATGGCCTGTCCTAAAACTAGCTTTCATCAGCTTCAAAGCAACAGTTGTAAAGAAATGAATAACCCTTTTAATATTCCCGAATTCCTTGACCCCATGTATTTGGACTGAAGGCCTCTGGGCATCACTGTTCCCTCTACTCGTAAGTAATGAATTAGTCCAGGTGATGTTATAGGGTTGTTCTGCAGGACGTTCGTCGCATCCGTCATTCATCACTACCAGCACCGTTGCTGATTTTAAGTGCTTTCCACCTTGTGTCTCTTCAGCCCATCGTTTAGGAAGTCTCGAATGTCAAGAGCTCAGAGTAATCCAGACAACAGGCAGGACTTCTCAGGTACTTAAAGCGAccatccggtcctggacaaacaaggtTGGCCGCACCTCCTCTCTGATGCACACTGGACAAtgtcattggtagtctaagacactacatgctgctcacatgggcaactCTGGACAATCAAAGCATCGTGTAGCGTCTTCGACTAATTCTGCATACTAATGCACTGCACgcagagaagtggtgcggccatctttgtatcCAGGGCTGGACTTTCCCTTTAACCAATATTACTCTTAAAGAACTCTAAAGTTTTATTCATGTTTCCCTTCTCTTCCACCGCAGATCGTGAGAATCAGTTCTACGACAAAGCAGGGAAGGGCGGGACGTACCCTCGGCGGTATCACGTATCTGTGCACCATAAGGACTACAGTGATGGTGGGTGCTGCCATTGACTGAGCGCTTCTTGACTGCACTTATAATATGGTCGCCTGGTAAAACCATCGGCCTGTAATGTATATGAAGGAATCTGATAAAGCTGGGTGTCACCCCATGTTTGTTGGCACCCAGCTGTCCCGGAATCCCATATACCGAAGGACCCAACCAAGGACTTGTGTGTTTTATATAGGTGGCCTGTAAGATTAACCCAATCCTTTATCTTCTCCTAGGACGAAGAACGTTCCCACGGATCAGGCGCCCTCAAGGCAATCTCTTCACCCTTGTGCCATCTAGTCGTTCTTTAAGCACCAACGGAGAAAACCTGGGCCTGTCTGTGCAATACCTAGAAGCCCGCAACCGGCTGCGCAGCGCAGACAGCGAGAATACGCTGGGTGTACCGGAGAGAAATGTGTCCACTAAATGTAAGATAACCCAAACTCAGATATGTCATTGATGATGTAGAATAATCTCTAGGacaagttacagcctgtattatactccagagctgcattcataatgcaTCTGGGCTCCCATGATGCAATGCTTTGTAGAGTTGGCTCATACCGGGCATCGTATTTTTATTATTGCGTGTGTTGTTACTTCTTGCACCTTCCTTTTCAGCTCCCAGCGCCCCTATAAACTGGCGCCGGGGGAAGCTCCTCGGACAGGGGGCCTTCGGTCGGGTTTATCTGTGCTATGATGTGGACACCGGACGGGAGCTGGCAGCTAAGCAGGTTCAGTTTGATCCAGACAGTCCAGAAACAAGCAAGGTCAGTAGGACCAATATCTCTCCATCGTATCATACAGTCCGGCCGTGTTCACACGGTGCAGTTTGTCTTGCTTTTCCGCATTGGATCTAGCATCCAATCCTGGCGATGACCGCAGCAAACACTGCAGCGAATTGTCTGATTACGGCCTCACACTCCCAACGTCCTGCAGAGTTTTCCACATATACCGCCATATAGTAACAAACGTTATAATGCAGATATTGACGTATTTCTCCTGCAGGAGGTCAGCGCCCTGGAGTGTGAGATCCAGCTGCTGAAGAACCTGCACCATGAAAGGATAGTACAGTATTACGGTTGTTTACGGGACAAAGGCGAGAAGACATTGACCATTTTCATGGAGTATATGCCCGGGGTGAGTGGCATAGATTTTTAGGCATGCTCATGTTTGGTCTTGGTGTgataagagttaaaggggttctccagggcttttactgttgatgatctatccacaggataggtcatcaatagttgagtggTGGGGGTCCATCATAagagatctccaccaatcagctgattgccagtctGCTGTCAGTAccaacagcactggaagcagatagcgctgtctgtatttCAGCGGCCtgctttggtactgcaggcacagctgccattgaattcagtgggagttgTGCCTGTAGTAACACCTGGCTGCTGCAGTGTTGAAATGGATAGGAGtccggcaatcagctgatcacccggGATCCCAAATGGTGTATCCtttagataggtcatcaatagcagaagtcccagagaacccctttaatcatctgCTTCCATAAATGAATCTACACGGCTGTCGCTCTTACAGCATCTAGGGAAGGGGGTCCTGGTAGAACTCGGGACGTCGGTGTACTACGCGGACATCCCACTGATTTTAGTGAGCAGTGTAGACTCCTTtccgcctaacatactatgtatatatgtagtgtatgtaaataaggaagatggaacaatacctctgcagcgccacctattggatggcagcattccttcaaatcaatgtcagaaccATATATTATCCAGAGGGAGcacgcatggccttataagtctcctcactcgcctCCTAAGTGCtcttaaggagagacaatacccctcccgacccgAGTGAGCAGTGTGTAATGTTATATTTCTCCTGTGATGATGCTGCAGAAGTTCTCGCACAGATTACAGCCAATCTCTGGGAATCCTGTTGGATCATGTGATCAGTTTTATTGTTGGGGACTCCTTTTAATAAAAAGGAGTAGTTCAAAGTGTAGAACACCCTTAAATAGAGAATGCATGTATGTGTTATCCATTCTTAACTGTTCTCCTCAGACCCCTAacagttagggggggggggggggctttaatcTGTTAGTCCTATGCAGGTAAGTGTGATGGGAAAACCACCACGTCTGCTTCATGCATTCTCCTGGGTTATCACAGCGAAGCACAAAAAGTGTTTGAGATGATGAAGTCTAAAGAGGCGGCTTCCTTCCAGAATTAGCACCACTCTTGTCATGAGGTTGtatctggcattgcagctcagccgCATCCATTTCAGTGCAATACTAGACAGAACCCATAGACGTCCGTGCCGCTGTTTCTGGAGGAAAGCAGACATAGTTTTCTAATCTATTACTATTCCTTTTATCCTGACTGTTTAACCTCTTCATGACCAAAGCTTTTGCTGCCTAAATGTCCACAtcaacaaatgtttttttttctttcttatggtACCAGGGCCTTTTTTAATTCTATGTTTTATATACAGAAAAATGGGCAGAAATAGTATAATAAAATACAAATTTGTATGCCACCCATCCTCTGTACTGGCAGAGCGCTGTACAGTGAGATGTGCCACTAAAATGGAGGACGTGTATATACCTATACATCCTAGCTGCACGGTGCATCCATAGGACTTGTATATACAGATGGTGGATATGAAGGGGCTAATGGGATTGTCAGAGACACAACCACTTCCTAAAACTTATTACTGGCTTCACTGGTAAACAGCAAATTTTGCTAGGGGTGTCTTGGCTAGTCGGACATTTCACCTGCAGTGACAACTGAAGGGGAAATGTATTAGTACATGGCTTCCTTTCAGATAAATGACCGTCTTTATAATACAAGGATGACTTAAATCCTCCAGAAAAGGAGCCTCTTGTACAGAGAGGGATTCCAAGCGGGGACGCTCCTCTATGATGTTTATAggccctaattagagatgagcgagtctactcggtaatgcagttactcgagcgagcatcgctcttctcgagtaactgcttagtgatcagaGCAGCCTCAGGTGGGCTACGGAGGGGGGGGTTTagcggagcagggggaagagagatctctctcactcttcctcccgctccgccccccgcagcccacccaagcctgctcggatcactaagcagtttctcgagaagagcgatgctcgctcgagtaactgccttaccgagtaggctcgctgaTCTCTAGCCCTAATAGAATATATTGGAGCAGATATGTAGActggacagtcttaaaatgctccAGATTTATCATAGTGCCACATGTTAAATCTGTCGAAACTTTACGCTGTCTAGTGTAACTTTATACCACCACTAGTTGGCATAGTTAACACTAAAAAGGTTGGCAAAAGTTGGTGCAGGTTGGCGCACAGTCTCCTTTACACAACGTCCCCTTTCACAAACCCGCACCCTTTTTTATTggattgtcataaaaaaaatgtctgaaaGCGTCTAAGGACACAGAAGAAATATGGTGCATAATCGTGTAATACAGCGCGATTTGcgccagaaaactgtcatatttCCAATAATGAATCTGCCGCAGTATTTCTGAATTTGTGACGTTCTGTGTTCCTTTCCTCAGGGATCGGTGAAGGATCAGCTGAAAGCTTACGGCGCGTTAACGGAAAACGTTACTCGTAGATATACCCGGCAGATCCTGGAGGGAGTTTCCTACCTGCACAGCAACATGATTGTGCACAGGGACATAAAGGGTAAAATCCTGGTGCTGCGATTAGTCTTAAATCTGTTTTCTGCACACTAACATCTCATGAACGAGCGGTGTACGCTGTCAGTCGGGTGTTAATGTTTGGAGTTCGTCTTGCTTACCTTTCTACTTCTGTTCTTCCTTTCTCGCAGGTGCCAACATCCTCCGGGACTCTGCTGGCAATGTTAAACTGGGAGACTTTGGGGCCAGTAAGCGGCTCCAGACGATCTGCATGTCAGGAACAGGTATCCGCTCTGTGACGGGGACGCCATACTGGATGAGCCCAGAGGTGATCAGCGGGGAGGGTTACGGGAGGAAAGCCGATGTTTGGTAAGTCACTCTACC
This genomic interval carries:
- the MAP3K3 gene encoding mitogen-activated protein kinase kinase kinase 3 codes for the protein MVSVRRASLGDLGPRSEGLRRRDADKARDVSPCTAMDEQEALKSIMKDLVALQMGRRHRTTGIEGVKTKTGGVPNKQNDVRIKFEHNGERRILQFPRPVKFEDVEQKVKLVFGQQMDLHYMNNELSIPLRSQDDLDKAVDLLDRSSSMKSLRILLLSHDRNHTSSPHSGVQKQVRIKASQSLGDVNTAYHTAETRSRHLSVSSQNAGRSSPPPGYVPERQQRIARQGSYTSINSEGEFIPETNDPCMLDPLSNTENSISGSCQSLDQSDDSPSFRKSRMSRAQSNPDNRQDFSDRENQFYDKAGKGGTYPRRYHVSVHHKDYSDGRRTFPRIRRPQGNLFTLVPSSRSLSTNGENLGLSVQYLEARNRLRSADSENTLGVPERNVSTKSPSAPINWRRGKLLGQGAFGRVYLCYDVDTGRELAAKQVQFDPDSPETSKEVSALECEIQLLKNLHHERIVQYYGCLRDKGEKTLTIFMEYMPGGSVKDQLKAYGALTENVTRRYTRQILEGVSYLHSNMIVHRDIKGANILRDSAGNVKLGDFGASKRLQTICMSGTGIRSVTGTPYWMSPEVISGEGYGRKADVWSLGCTVVEMLTEKPPWAEYEAMAAIFKIATQPTIPHLPANTSEQCRDFVKRILVEARQRPSAEELLRHPFAQLTY